Below is a genomic region from Pseudomonas frederiksbergensis.
TTGTCTTCCAGCACCGGCGCGCGAGTGATCAGCAACGGCTCGTCCAAATGAGCTAGCCAGGCCAGGCCGCCCTGCTCGATGATGCGCAGCAGCAGGTCGAACTCCAGCGCCTTGCTGAAGTCGGCCTGGTAACCACCCGCTTCCAACAACACATCCTTGCGGATCAGCCAATGCCGCGCCATCAGCGTTGGCAGGCTTTGCAGCAGGTCGAGGTTGAAGCCTGGTCGGAATACATCAACCAACGCGCCATTGGCGTCACGCTGAATCTCGTCCGCTGCTACCGCTCGACAGTCGGGCGCGGCGTGCAGTTCCAGACCTGCGCGCAACAAGCCGCCAGCGGTGAACTCGTCCCCCGCCTCGGCCAGCAGCAACCAGTCGCACGGCGATTGACGCGCGATCTGATTAAGCTTGTCGACATAGTTGGCCTGCGTCACGCAAACAAAGTGCAAGGTATTGTGCACCGTCGTTGCCGCCAGCGGCTCGCCCGTGGTGAACACCACGATCTTGAAGGCGTGGTTGTGACCTTCCAGCAGACTGTCGAGGGTGATCTGTAGCTTGGCCGCGTCGTTGTCCAGATCCAGCACCAGAATGCCAAACTGTGGACCGCCGTTGTGGGCAGCCAGATAACGCGACGTCGCCGCGACTTCGTCAGCGTCCGGGGTGCGCGCCGCCAGCCACTTGAGCAGGCGACCGGAGCGCATGGCACCGAACACCTCGTCATTGCCTTGAGTCGATACTGCGTCCAGGCGCTCGGCCCAGGCGAACATGTCCCGCGCGTCGTCCGCTTCGCCCAGAAGCTCCAACTGCTGCGCCAGACGCTTGACCACCTGACGGTTGAACGGGTTGCTGCCGTACGCGTATCCCAGGCGCTCGACGACGCTTTCGGCGGTGTCGTTGTTGCGTGGCCGCATCATGTCGGCCTGCATCGCCCAGATACCCTCGAGCCCCTGAAGCTGAACACGACCGGCCGGCATCGCATGCAGCAGGAATTCAAATTGGCTCAACAGGTCGAAGAACTTTTGATTGTAGAAAGGCATTTCGACGTATTGCGAAAGCCCGAATCGACGGTCTGGCCCCTTTTGCACATCGTTCCAGCGCGACTCGAAAATCGGCTCGGCAGTCAGCGCCCGACGGTTGCGCAGGCTGTCGGCCATCGCCTCGAAACTGTCCAGTGCCAATTGCCTGGCCTGCTCCGCGTCAAGACCGGTGCGGGTACTCGGCAACGTCGCCAGCAATTGGGCAAACGCTTCACGATCCGCTACCGATTTGGCATCGGCTAGGGTCAGGGTGCTGTAGATCTCGGTGTTGTGTTCCGACTCGAGGTAATTGACCTCTCGCACCACATACGGGATCGGCAGAATTCGCGCCTTGGCCATTGCCAGCATGTAGTACGCATGGCCGATTTCCTGCCATTCGAAGATGGTGTCCTCCGGCATGACCGCGTACCAGTCACGCAACAGCTCAGTGCGGTGAACAGCATAGAACGGCGGGATGTACTGATGCATGAAGTCGATGACCCGGTCCTGCGCGCGCTCGGATGAATAGTCCTCACAGACCTTCTTGTCCCGACGGTAGTAGCTCACGCTGTTGGCCAGGGTCAGGTACATCAGGCAATAGCCATGGCACATGCCGTAATCCGGATTCGCTTCCAGGAACGACACCGAAGCATCGAGGGCGTCATGCACAATGAAGTCATCGTCGGCGGCAAACACCATGTAGGGCGTGGTGACTTGCTGCACGCCGTAGTCGAGCTTGGCCCGAATGCCCCAATAACCGTACTGTGGCAGGTGCTGATAGTCGACCGAGGGGTACACGCCGTCGATGCCATCGGTGACCTGGGTCGAAGAGTCCAGCACCAGAATCCTGCAAGGCAAGGCGCTGTAAAACTTCACCGCCCGGCGCACAAAGGCCGGTCGGTTGTGGGTGATGAGTACCACCGTCAACAACTCGTTCAATGGTAATCCGCTTTCAGTACCGTACTCGCCTTGCATAGTCTTTCCCCACAACCGGCGTATCGCCCGATGAACTCAACAATGATGTCGTTGCTTAACGAACCCGACGCAGATAGCCGTCCGGCGCCACGGTGATCAGCAGCTTGCTGTGAATCCGCGCATCGATTTCAAAGTCGCGGTTTTCTTCCAGGTAGGCCCAGACAGCAGTTTTCGGGTTATCACCCTTGCCCCACGGACGATCCGGGAAGGCGTCTTGCGGCATGTCTTCGACCACGGTGTCCATCACCACGCAGTAGCTGCCGAGCGAAACCAGCGGTGCATACAGGCGCAACTCTTCAAGCACGTGTTCATGGGTATGGTTGGAATCGAGAACCACCAGCACTTTCTTGCCGGCAACCCGCGCACGAACTTCATCAACGATGGCCGGATCGATGCTCGAACCCTGGATCATGCTGATCCGACGCGCCATCGGGTGGGCTTCAATAGCTTCGCGGTTGTGTTGACGAATGTCGATGTCCACACCCAGCACTTCGCCGTGGCCGATCAGTTCCAGCATCGAGGCGTAAAACACCAGGGAGCCGCCGTGGGCGATGCCCGTTTCGACGATCACATCCGGGCGCAGGTCCCAGATGATTTCCTGCATGGCAACCATGTCCTGAGGAAACTGAATGATCGGCCGGCCCATCCAGCTGAAGTTGTAGGTGTATTTGTGTTTGGCCGTGACACCGACCCAGTCCAGCGACTCGGACTGAAGTTTTTTGTCCTGCTGCAAGCCTTCGATATTCTGGCTTACTTCTTCGCGAAACTGCTCATGAGGATTCATGCAAACGCTCCGATACGGGGTGTTGTTAGTTGAAAACCCGACCGTCCCGATAAGGGACAGCCTGAGTCTTGATAATTCGTGCGGGATTGCCCACGACGACTGCATAGTCGGGAACGTCCCGGGTGACCACGGCACCGGCGCCGACCGTTGCCCAGCGGCCAATCCGCAAACGCGGCAGGATCGTGGCGTTGGTGCCGATGAAAGCGCCGTCAGCCACTTCGACGCAGCCGGCGATGGCTACGCCGGGCGCCATGAACACGGAGTGCCCGATCCGGCCTTCGTGCCCGATCAGGCTGCCGTAACTGATGCTGCTGTTATCGCCCAGGGACACTTCGGCCTGAATGATCACGCCTTCCTGGAGATAGTTGCCGGTGCCCATGCGCGTCATGCTCAGATCGATACCGGGGTGCAGGAAGTTGCCCAGCGTTCCGCCGGCCTCGATGATCTGCCGTGTCGTCTCGTAACGGGTTTTGGTGTCGCGGGTGATCAGGTTCACGAAGTGCGTGTCGGGGCCTTTCAAGTCGGCCACACGCTCTACCCCACCGATCACCGGCACGCCGTAAAACAGCGTGCCGTGCTTGGCTGCATCGTTGTCGAGGAAGGCAAATTCCACAGCAGGGTTGGCCCGTTTGACGGAGCCGATCATGCGCACTGCTTCAGGATTCGCCGCGCCCAACAGGTAGACCTTCACAGCACATTCCTTTGCTTGCAGACTGTGCGAATCACCTCGATCACCCGCTGCTGATCGGCGTCGGTCATGTCGTGGTAACTCGGCAGATTGATCGCCCGTTCCGACAGCGAAAACGCCGTCGGCGTGTGCACCGGTTTATCGGCAAACATCGGCAACGCCGACAACGGCCAGAAAAACACCCGTGCATCGATATCCGCCGCTTGAAAGGCTTCGATCAACAGCTCCCGGGTAATACCGGTGCTTTCATGGAACACCACCGTGGGCATCCAGTAACCGTTCCTGGAATGATCCGGTTGCGGGTTCATGGACAGCAACGGGATATCCAGCAGTCCCTCGGCATACCGATTGAAGATCGCGCGTTTGCGGGCGATCAGCTCATCGACACGTTCAATCTGCGCACAACCGATGGCGGCCTGCAGGTTGCTCATCTTGTATTTGAAGCCAATGAAATCCGGCCAGAACTGACGCGTGCTGCCACTGACCCGACCGTGGTTGGAGAGTGTCAGCACTCGCTCGTACAGCGCCTTGTCCGAGGTCACGAAAATCCCGCCTTCCCCGGTGGTCATGGTCTTGGTGCCATGAAAGGAGAACGCGCCGAAGGCCCCCAGCGAACCCGCAGCTTTGCCACGCCATTGCGAGCCGATGGCTTCGGCGGCGTCTTCGATGATCGCAATCCCGTGCTCGCGGCCAATCGCCAACAACGTGTCCAGATCGCACAGGTTGCCGTACAAATGTACCGCCACGATGGCTTTGGTCCGCGGCGTAATGGCGTGCCGGACCTGCTCCGGATCCAGGCACCAGCTGTCCGGCAACACGTCGACAAAAACCGGCGTCGCGCCCAGATAATCAATGGGTGCCGCCGAGGCGATCCAGTTGGTGTTGGCCAGAATCACTTCATCGCCCGGGCCGATGCCCAGTGCGGCCATCCCCATGTGCAAGGCGCCAGTACAACTGGACGTCGCGATCGCGTACGGTACGTCCATGTGCTGCGCGAAGGACTTCTCGAAACGTGTGATGTATTCGTAGCAACGCTCGCCCCAGCCATGCTGCACAGCATCCAGCACGTACCTGGCTTCCAGCTCGCCCACACTGGGCTTGGTGTAGTGAATTCGGCTCATCTGAAGCTCAACTCCGGAATGGCAACGACAAAACTCGCGCCCCAACTGCGGACAACCGCGTATTGCTGGGTGATCTCATCCAGCAGGTTCCATGGCAGCACCAGGACATAGTCCGGTTTCTCGATTTCAATCCGCTCGGGAGACACCACCGGAATGCGACTGCCCGGCAAGAACTTGCCTTGCTTGTGCGGGCTGGCATCGGCCACCCACGCCAGCAGGTCTGGCTTGACCCCGGCATAGTTGAGCAAGGTGTTGCCTTTGGCGGCGGCGCCATAACCAACCACGCGTTTGCCGTCGGCCTTGGCCTGCAAGAGGAACCGCAGCAGTCCGTGTTTGATCCGTTCCGCGGCCGGGGCCAGGGTTGCGTAATAGGCAGAGGTTTTCACGCCGGCCGCCTGCTCGACCTGCAACTGTTGTTGCACCGCAGGTGTCACTTCACGGCGCACTCCATCGGCACGCTGCACGAACACCCGCAGCGAACCGCCATGAGTCGGCAGCTCGCTGACATCGAAGACTTCCAGGCCATTGCGCTCGCACAAACGCTGTACGGCGGTCAGCGACAGGTAGGAATAGTGCTCGTGGTAAAGGGTGTCGAACTGCTGCCCGGCCATCAGCGTCAGCAACTGCGGGAACTCGAAGGTCGCCACGCCCGTGGGCTTGAGCAGAGTCGCGAAACCGCTGAGGAAATCATTGATATCCGGCACATGCGCCAGCACATTGTTGGCGGCCATCAGGTCCGCGCCCCAGCCTTCGCTCAGCAACTGCGAGGCGCTGTCGCGACCGAAGAACAGCTCGCGTATGTCCAGGCCCTTTTCCCGAGCGGCCTGTGCCGTGCTGCGAGTCGGCTCGACGCCGAGGCAACGGATGCCGCGTTGTGCAACGTACTGCAGCAAGTAGCCATCGTTGGCGGCAATTTCCACGACACGACTGTCGGTGGTTAGCCCGAAACGCTCGACCATCTCGGCTACATACCGATCGGCATGGGCCAGCCAGGTGCTGGAAAAGGAACTGAAGTACGCATAGTCCGCATCGAACAGAATGTCAGCGCGGGTGTAGTCCTCGGTCTGCACCAGCCAGCATTCCTGGCAGACCGCGACTTTCAACGGGACCCACTGCTCGGCCTGCTCCAACTGCTCGGCCCGCAGGTACGCGTTGGATGGCGGCGAGGTGCCCAGATCGATCAACGGCAACGCCAACGGGGTGCCGCAACCTCGGCAGTTCATAGACGCACTCCAGGGAAATGGTCATCAAGCCAGGGATGGGCGGCATCCCGGGTCGACAGATTTTTGACAGGCTCGGGCCAGGCAATCGCCAGACGCGGATCGAGCACCGACAGGCCACCCTCGTGATCCGGGGCGTAATCGGCGCTGTGCAAATAGAGCAGCTCGGCATCGTCGCTCAAGGTCTGAAAGCCATGGGCGAAACCGGCAGGAATCAACAGACTGCGACCATCACCGGCGCGCAGGTGCTCGGCGTGCCACTGCAAAAAGGTCGCCGAGTCCGGTCGCAGGTCGACCGCGACGTCCCAGACTTCACCGCGCAGGCAGGTGATCAGTTTGGCTTCCGGGGCCTGGGCATTCTGATAATGCAAACCGCGCACGCTGCCGCGCTCACGGGTGCAGGACTGGTTGATCTGACGAATATGGAACGGCTCGCCAAAGGCGCTCAGGCTGCCCTCGCAGAACAGCCGGGCGAAGTGCCCGCGCTGATCTTCATGGCGTTTGTGCTGAACACTGAACAAGCCCTGGAGAGGTAACGCACTGATGCGGATTTCGCTCACCGCAGCCCCCGATACAGGTTCAACTGGCTCAAGGTGACGGCACGCATGTCATCGCCATTTTCCCAGGCCAGGTGCCAATCCAGAGTGTGCGTCAGGCAGTCTTGCAGCGACCAGCGCGGCTGCCATGCCAACAATTGACGGGCGCGACTGCTGTCCAGGCGCAACAGGCCGGCCTCATGCAACTCGCTCGGTTCGACGCGCAAACCTCGCGCGTGCGGCCAACGCCTGGAGAGCAGTTCAACCACTTCACCGACGCTGCACATATCGCTTTCACTCGGCCCGAAGTTCCACGCACCGGCGAATTGCGGACCGTGCTCATACAGACCCGCCGCCAATTGCAGGTAACCGGCCAGCGGCTCCAGCGCGTGCTGCCAAGGGCGAACGGCTTGTGGGTAACGCAGGGTCACCGGTTCATTCGCCGACCACGCCTTGAGCACATCGGGAATCAACCGTTCCGGGGCGAAATCACCGCCTCCGAGCACATTCCCGGCACGCGCCGTGGCCAATGCCAGACCGTGCTCGGCATGCCGCTCGACAGGGAAAAACGAGGCCGCGTAAGACTGCGCCAACAACTCGCAGCACGCCTTGCTGCTGCTGTAAGGATCATGGCCGCCAAGGGCTTCGTTCTCGCGATAGGGCCACAGCCACTCCTGATTGGCGTAGACCTTGTCGGTGGTCACTAGCACGCACGCGCGCACCCCGCCGATCTGGCGAATCGCTTCCAGCAGATTGAGCGTGCCCATGACGTTGCTCGAGTAAGTCCCGAGCGGGTCACGGTAGCCTTCGCGCACCAACGGCTGCGCCGCCAGATGCAGGACGATTTCAGGCTGAACCTCGGCGATCAGTTCCAGCAACGCACCCAGGTCACGCAAGTCACCGCGCTGGTCAGTAATGCCTTCAGCAACGCGTGCCAGTTCGAACAGACTGGGTTCGGTGGACGGGTCAAGGGCAAAACCTGTGACCTCAGCCCCCAGGCTTTGTAGCCACAGCGTCAACCAACTGCCTTTGAAACCGGTGTGCCCGGTGACCAGTACCCGCTTGCCGCGCCAGAATTGCGGGCTCAGTCCCACAGCTTCCATGGGGCCTCCCCGCTCTGCCACAGGTGCTCCAGATGGTTCTTGTCACGCAGGGTATCCATCGGGTGCCAGAAACCATCGTGCTGGAAGGCATTCAGTTGCCCCTCGGCCGCCAGCGTCATCAACGGCTCGGACTCCCAGACCGTCTCGTCAGCGGTGATCAGCGACAGCACCTTGGGCGACAAGACAAAGAAGCCGCCGTTGATCCAGCCGCCATCACCACGAGGTTTCTCGATGAAGCCACGCACCAGATCACCGTCGCGCTCCAGCGCGCCGTAGCGTCCGGGTGGCTGCACCGCCGTGACCGTAGCCAGCTTGCCGCTGCTCAAGTGGAAATCCACCAGCGCGCCAATATTCAGGTCCGAAACACCGTCGCCATAGGTAAAACAGAACGCCTCCTGATCCTCCAGATAGCGGCTGGCACGACGCAAACGGCCACCGGTCATGGTCTCTTCGCCGGTGTCGATCAAGGTGACACGCCAAGGCTCGCTGTAGTTCTGGTGAACGTCCATGCGGTTGTTCGACATGTCGAACGTGACGTCAGAGGTATGCAGGAAATAGTTGGCGAAAAAGTCCTTGATCGCGTAGCCCTTGTAGCCCAGGCAAATCACGAAGTCGTGAATTCCGTGCGCGGAATACTGCTTCATGATGTGCCAGAGAATTGG
It encodes:
- the rfbG gene encoding CDP-glucose 4,6-dehydratase, which translates into the protein MEAVGLSPQFWRGKRVLVTGHTGFKGSWLTLWLQSLGAEVTGFALDPSTEPSLFELARVAEGITDQRGDLRDLGALLELIAEVQPEIVLHLAAQPLVREGYRDPLGTYSSNVMGTLNLLEAIRQIGGVRACVLVTTDKVYANQEWLWPYRENEALGGHDPYSSSKACCELLAQSYAASFFPVERHAEHGLALATARAGNVLGGGDFAPERLIPDVLKAWSANEPVTLRYPQAVRPWQHALEPLAGYLQLAAGLYEHGPQFAGAWNFGPSESDMCSVGEVVELLSRRWPHARGLRVEPSELHEAGLLRLDSSRARQLLAWQPRWSLQDCLTHTLDWHLAWENGDDMRAVTLSQLNLYRGLR
- a CDS encoding DegT/DnrJ/EryC1/StrS family aminotransferase, which translates into the protein MSRIHYTKPSVGELEARYVLDAVQHGWGERCYEYITRFEKSFAQHMDVPYAIATSSCTGALHMGMAALGIGPGDEVILANTNWIASAAPIDYLGATPVFVDVLPDSWCLDPEQVRHAITPRTKAIVAVHLYGNLCDLDTLLAIGREHGIAIIEDAAEAIGSQWRGKAAGSLGAFGAFSFHGTKTMTTGEGGIFVTSDKALYERVLTLSNHGRVSGSTRQFWPDFIGFKYKMSNLQAAIGCAQIERVDELIARKRAIFNRYAEGLLDIPLLSMNPQPDHSRNGYWMPTVVFHESTGITRELLIEAFQAADIDARVFFWPLSALPMFADKPVHTPTAFSLSERAINLPSYHDMTDADQQRVIEVIRTVCKQRNVL
- the rfbF gene encoding glucose-1-phosphate cytidylyltransferase translates to MKAVILAGGLGTRISEESHLKPKPMIEIGGKPILWHIMKQYSAHGIHDFVICLGYKGYAIKDFFANYFLHTSDVTFDMSNNRMDVHQNYSEPWRVTLIDTGEETMTGGRLRRASRYLEDQEAFCFTYGDGVSDLNIGALVDFHLSSGKLATVTAVQPPGRYGALERDGDLVRGFIEKPRGDGGWINGGFFVLSPKVLSLITADETVWESEPLMTLAAEGQLNAFQHDGFWHPMDTLRDKNHLEHLWQSGEAPWKLWD
- a CDS encoding TIGR00180 family glycosyltransferase, with product MQGEYGTESGLPLNELLTVVLITHNRPAFVRRAVKFYSALPCRILVLDSSTQVTDGIDGVYPSVDYQHLPQYGYWGIRAKLDYGVQQVTTPYMVFAADDDFIVHDALDASVSFLEANPDYGMCHGYCLMYLTLANSVSYYRRDKKVCEDYSSERAQDRVIDFMHQYIPPFYAVHRTELLRDWYAVMPEDTIFEWQEIGHAYYMLAMAKARILPIPYVVREVNYLESEHNTEIYSTLTLADAKSVADREAFAQLLATLPSTRTGLDAEQARQLALDSFEAMADSLRNRRALTAEPIFESRWNDVQKGPDRRFGLSQYVEMPFYNQKFFDLLSQFEFLLHAMPAGRVQLQGLEGIWAMQADMMRPRNNDTAESVVERLGYAYGSNPFNRQVVKRLAQQLELLGEADDARDMFAWAERLDAVSTQGNDEVFGAMRSGRLLKWLAARTPDADEVAATSRYLAAHNGGPQFGILVLDLDNDAAKLQITLDSLLEGHNHAFKIVVFTTGEPLAATTVHNTLHFVCVTQANYVDKLNQIARQSPCDWLLLAEAGDEFTAGGLLRAGLELHAAPDCRAVAADEIQRDANGALVDVFRPGFNLDLLQSLPTLMARHWLIRKDVLLEAGGYQADFSKALEFDLLLRIIEQGGLAWLAHLDEPLLITRAPVLEDNAHERQALIRHLATRGYKAQISSAEPGTYQIDYRHTERPLVSIIVASQDNLEQLQRCLTGIVQRTRYTRYEVLIADNASQSPDILQWLDGLGQPGDKVRVLRAHERLSLSALYNEASQQTQGEYLVLLAADSEVVNPNWLDSLLNQAQRPEVGVVGAKLLDRDGKVTQAGLILGMNDGVGSAFVGEPKDAKGYLNRLVLEQNYSAVSAVCLMIRKALFDEVGGLGEHAFANAYGDVDLCLKAGQAGYLVVWTPQVQVIHPGALPDAPQALAALREKWVGPFQHDLAYNKNLALSGKGFTLGNATSVDWARLLV
- a CDS encoding class I SAM-dependent methyltransferase, with amino-acid sequence MNCRGCGTPLALPLIDLGTSPPSNAYLRAEQLEQAEQWVPLKVAVCQECWLVQTEDYTRADILFDADYAYFSSFSSTWLAHADRYVAEMVERFGLTTDSRVVEIAANDGYLLQYVAQRGIRCLGVEPTRSTAQAAREKGLDIRELFFGRDSASQLLSEGWGADLMAANNVLAHVPDINDFLSGFATLLKPTGVATFEFPQLLTLMAGQQFDTLYHEHYSYLSLTAVQRLCERNGLEVFDVSELPTHGGSLRVFVQRADGVRREVTPAVQQQLQVEQAAGVKTSAYYATLAPAAERIKHGLLRFLLQAKADGKRVVGYGAAAKGNTLLNYAGVKPDLLAWVADASPHKQGKFLPGSRIPVVSPERIEIEKPDYVLVLPWNLLDEITQQYAVVRSWGASFVVAIPELSFR
- a CDS encoding dTDP-4-dehydrorhamnose 3,5-epimerase family protein; protein product: MSEIRISALPLQGLFSVQHKRHEDQRGHFARLFCEGSLSAFGEPFHIRQINQSCTRERGSVRGLHYQNAQAPEAKLITCLRGEVWDVAVDLRPDSATFLQWHAEHLRAGDGRSLLIPAGFAHGFQTLSDDAELLYLHSADYAPDHEGGLSVLDPRLAIAWPEPVKNLSTRDAAHPWLDDHFPGVRL
- a CDS encoding cephalosporin hydroxylase family protein, whose translation is MNPHEQFREEVSQNIEGLQQDKKLQSESLDWVGVTAKHKYTYNFSWMGRPIIQFPQDMVAMQEIIWDLRPDVIVETGIAHGGSLVFYASMLELIGHGEVLGVDIDIRQHNREAIEAHPMARRISMIQGSSIDPAIVDEVRARVAGKKVLVVLDSNHTHEHVLEELRLYAPLVSLGSYCVVMDTVVEDMPQDAFPDRPWGKGDNPKTAVWAYLEENRDFEIDARIHSKLLITVAPDGYLRRVR
- a CDS encoding acetyltransferase; translation: MKVYLLGAANPEAVRMIGSVKRANPAVEFAFLDNDAAKHGTLFYGVPVIGGVERVADLKGPDTHFVNLITRDTKTRYETTRQIIEAGGTLGNFLHPGIDLSMTRMGTGNYLQEGVIIQAEVSLGDNSSISYGSLIGHEGRIGHSVFMAPGVAIAGCVEVADGAFIGTNATILPRLRIGRWATVGAGAVVTRDVPDYAVVVGNPARIIKTQAVPYRDGRVFN